GGAAATGGAGTTCATCGCGAGCCCCCGGTCACGCTCGTGTTCCAGGTAGCCCAATAGAAGTTTCCGGGTCACTTCCCGGGGCACATGTACACCCGCCGTCTGGGAAAATCGTGAGAAGTCAGCCAGATCATGCCCATACGCTTCACGGGTCTTCGGGCTTAACCCGCATTCAAACGAAATGTGATCCAGAAATTGTTCAACCAAGGCTATCATTAAGGTCTTCTATAATGTTCAGCCACCTTTTGCAACTCCAGGCAACAGATAGCCTCATCAAGATTTATAGACAGAATTTACAAAATGTTAAAAATGGGGAGAAACCCCTTACTTTGTGATTCAAAACTATTTTGTTTATTTTGTTCATTCTGTCAGAGCTCCCCTGATTTTTGCCTTTTCAAGTGAGTCAAATCATGACTTTACGCTTGTTTCACCATATCCGCTCCCGTAGCATCTGCGGTTCACAGTTTATGGAAAAATCTCAAACCATTATCCCGAATTTGATCGCAGGGAGAGCGCAAAATAAAGGCATTCCGGCCGATAGCGCCCTGCCCGCAGTCGTTTTCTATAATCTTTCGGACTTATTGGGGTGCCCGATACGTTATGAAGATGAGGCCCGACCGTTCGCCCGTTTGTACGATATTGGAGGCTCAACGGCCACCGCCTACCCGCTGGCCATCGCACTGGAGTTAACACCACGCAAAGGCCGCCTCCATACCTTTGTACCCTGGAACGCCGTTCTCTCCATGACCGTTACGGAAACGGTCGTTCGCCGGATCACGGAACCAGCCCCCACCGCTGATTTCTGGGCACGCCGTGATGTGCTGGATGACCAGGTGGTCGATGTCTCCGGGGCCCAGGTAGTACGCGTCAATGACGTCCACCTGATCTATTCCGACAATAAACTGATCTTCGGGCATGTGGAAATCGGGCTGCGCGGAATCCTCCGCAGGCTCAGGTTTGAAAAAACGGTGAATTTCCTGACCCAATGGCTTTTTGACTACACCATTAAGGACAGCTTCGTCACCTGGCGTCACATTCAAGTGATGTCACCCGGCGGAGTTCCGGGCGGACTCCGGGTGGATAAGCTCTCCGACCGGCTTGCGGATATCCATCCTGCGGAGCTGGCAGACATTCTGGAGCAACTGGGCGTCAAAGACCGGCAAGCCCTCTTCAACTCAATGACGGTTGAGACGGCGGCCGACGCGCTGGAGGAAGTTACCCCCGAGTACCAGCGCACGTTGGTTTCCCACGGTGAGCCCGGGCGTGTGGCCGATATTCTCGAAGAAATGCCTGCCGATGAGGCTGCCGAGGTATTACGCGATCTTGGGCCTGACGCCCAGAATATCATTAGTCGCATGGAAGGTGACGCTGCCTCCGAAGTCAAAACTCTGCTCTCGCATAAAGAGGAGAGCGCCGGCGGGGTGATGGATTCTAACTGCATTGAAGCGCAACTTGGTGACACCGTCGCCTCGATTCTGGAGCGCATTCCCAAGTTAACCGAGACTGTGGAAGTCTACAATTTGATCTACATTGTTGATGAAAACAGGGTGTTAAAGGGTGTTCTAAGCCTGCGTGAATTATTCCGGGCGTCCCCTATGGCCCCCTTGGAAGGCCTGGTTTCTCACGAACTCATCACCGTACACCCGGAAACACGCTTGAAGGATGTGGCACGGGAATTCGCCAAATACGGCTTCCAGGCGGTGCCCGTCGTGAACGACGATGGAGTTCTGCAAGGCGTAGTACGTTACGACAGCGTCCTTTCGCACCTGGCTGATTTTCTAAACGATTGACGAAACTATTATGGAACGTTTGAAAAAATGGAGAACGCATCTGGCCCTGTTCGCTTTGGTGGTGGGGCCGGGAATCATTACCGCCAATGTGGATAATGATGCAGGCGGAATTGCAACCTATTCCGTTGCAGGGGCCAAGTATGGCTATTCCCTGTTATGGGTTCTGGCGCCCACTTGCTTCCTGCTGGTGCTCGTCCAGGAAATGTGCAGCCGGATGGGCGTGGTCACCGGCAAAGGACTGTCGGCGCTGATCCGTGAGCGGTTCGGACTGGGGATATCCTTCTACCTGATGATCGCGCTGTTTTTCACAAACCTGGGCAATGTGATTGCTGACTTTGCGGGATTGGCAGCCAGTGCGGAGATCTTTGGCCTGCATCGCTGGGCGGCGGTTCCCATTGGCGCCTTCCTACTTTGGCATATGGTCGTTAAGGGCTCTTACCGCACCATTGAAAAGGTCTTCTTCGTCGCCTGCGCCTTTTATGTATCGTATCTGGTGTCAGGCTTTATGGCGGGTCCTGATTGGAAACAGGCGATTCACGGGAGCCTGGTGCCGAACACAACATGGAATTCCGAGGTGCTATACATGATTGTCGGAATCGTGGGAACCACCATTGCCCCCTGGATGCAGTTCTACCAGCAGGCCAGTGTTGTGGAAAAAGGAATTCCGCTTAAGCATTACCGGTATTCCCAGTGGGATACGGTGGCTGGGGCCATTGTGGTGACGATCGTCTGTTATTTCATCATGCTGGCCTGTGCGGCCACGCTGCATCGCAATGGCATAGCAATCTCAGATGCCGGGGACGCCGCCATGGCTTTGAAGCCGGTAGCTGGCCGTTATTGCGCAGGGTTGTTTGCTTTCGGACTGATGAGCGCTTCTCTTTTCGGGGCGGCCATTTTACCCATTTCTACCGCAACCAGTATCTGTGAGGCCATGGGCTGGGAACGCGGAGTGAACCGGAAATTCACGGAAGCCCCCCATTATTATTCCCTCTATA
Above is a window of bacterium DNA encoding:
- a CDS encoding CBS domain-containing protein — translated: MEKSQTIIPNLIAGRAQNKGIPADSALPAVVFYNLSDLLGCPIRYEDEARPFARLYDIGGSTATAYPLAIALELTPRKGRLHTFVPWNAVLSMTVTETVVRRITEPAPTADFWARRDVLDDQVVDVSGAQVVRVNDVHLIYSDNKLIFGHVEIGLRGILRRLRFEKTVNFLTQWLFDYTIKDSFVTWRHIQVMSPGGVPGGLRVDKLSDRLADIHPAELADILEQLGVKDRQALFNSMTVETAADALEEVTPEYQRTLVSHGEPGRVADILEEMPADEAAEVLRDLGPDAQNIISRMEGDAASEVKTLLSHKEESAGGVMDSNCIEAQLGDTVASILERIPKLTETVEVYNLIYIVDENRVLKGVLSLRELFRASPMAPLEGLVSHELITVHPETRLKDVAREFAKYGFQAVPVVNDDGVLQGVVRYDSVLSHLADFLND
- a CDS encoding Nramp family divalent metal transporter, with the translated sequence MERLKKWRTHLALFALVVGPGIITANVDNDAGGIATYSVAGAKYGYSLLWVLAPTCFLLVLVQEMCSRMGVVTGKGLSALIRERFGLGISFYLMIALFFTNLGNVIADFAGLAASAEIFGLHRWAAVPIGAFLLWHMVVKGSYRTIEKVFFVACAFYVSYLVSGFMAGPDWKQAIHGSLVPNTTWNSEVLYMIVGIVGTTIAPWMQFYQQASVVEKGIPLKHYRYSQWDTVAGAIVVTIVCYFIMLACAATLHRNGIAISDAGDAAMALKPVAGRYCAGLFAFGLMSASLFGAAILPISTATSICEAMGWERGVNRKFTEAPHYYSLYTVVLFTGAAVALASSKAMLIPIMIFSQVVNGILLPVIIFFMLRITSDKSIMGAHTNSRWFNIIAWGGAIITASISILMVVMTLIQ